Within the Catalinimonas niigatensis genome, the region TTCAACAATTGGTAAGAAATAAAATTATGAGTTCAGTAATGGGGCCTGCAGGCGGTTTTCAAATAGAAAAAAAGAAGATTGATCAAATTACCTTAAGTCAGATTGTTGATGCTATTGATGGAGATTCCATTTATAGAGGATGTGGTTTGGGACTAAAGGAATGTAATACTGCCCAGCCCTGTCCGGTGCATGATAAATTTGCCAGGATCAGAGATGAACTTAAGTATATGCTCAATAATACTACTTTATTTGAATTAGCTTCCGGTTTAGAAACAGGGTTGACATTTTTGAAAAGATAAAAAATTTATTCAAATATAGGATAAAAAGGTCTTAATATATTAAATAATGGTTTACCTTATCACATTTTTCTTTCCTCTATTAAGCCTAACCAGTCTGTTAGCGCAAGCGAATACCATTGATACTGAGAATTGGCTGACCAGTCCCGGAGTCATTGGCACCTTAGTATTAATCGTCATTGTCGTGGTAGTCGGCATATTGATTCTTATGGCCAGGCTCAATAGTTTTATTAGTAGGCAAAAAGATAAACACCATCAAGCTGAGAGGTGGCAGTTGAACGAGCAATTGGCCAATCTCCACCAAGAAGAAATAGACACTATTCTGGAAAAGCGAAAAAGAGCCCTCAAATATCAGTTGAAAGGTAATGAACTAGGAAGTAATCATAAAATTTCAGATGATAAGGGTTTGATCCATAAGGTAACACACAAACCGGAGAACCCTATTGCTGATGAAAAGAAAAGAGCAGCAGAAGCCATTGAAACACCTGGCCAACTGAAAAGGCTTATTATTTTCTATCTGGGGACCGCGGTGTTTTGGTTGGTATTTGGCACGCTCATAGGGCAGTATCTGGGCATGAAATTCGTCTGGCCGGAATTAGATAGTGCTTCCTGGCTTTCGTTCGGCAGGCTTCGTCCGGTACACACCAATACGGTATTCTGGGGGTGGACTTCACTCACCATGTTTGGCCTGGGGTACTTTGTGATATCCCGTACCTCTAACACAAAAATATATAATTACAATTGGGGCTGGCTGGCATTGATTCTGATCAATCTTACGGTAATCATTGGAAATATATGCTTGATGGCGGGTATCAATAATGGTGGAGGAGAATACAGAGAGTATGTCTGGCCGGTGATGTCGCTTTTCGCGCTTGGCATCATCATTAACTTCTGGAATTTTTATAGGACTGTGGCCAATCGTAAGATATCTGAAATCTACATTTCCAACTGGTACATTCTGGGAGCTATAGTTTGGACTATTGTACTGGTGATTATCGGCTATATGCCAAACTTTCAGAATGGATTGGGTGAGACTGTAATCCAGGGATATTATATGCACCAGGGGGTCGGTATGTGGTTCATGACTTTTACCCTGGGGCTCATTTATTATTACCTGCCATCTGCGCTCAACAAGCCTATTTACTCTTATTCGCTCGGAGTATTGGCTTTTTGGACCCAAATGCTCTTTTATACGATGATCGGTACCCACCATTTTGTATTCAGTCCCCTGCCCTGGTGGTTACAGACTGTAGCAATTGTCTTTAGTGCGGGTATGTTTATTCCGGTCATTGCCGGTACTACCAACTTCCTGATGACGATGAAAGGAAGCTGGAACCACATATCCAAAAGCTATGTGTTGCCTTTCTTTTTGATAGGCGTGATCTTCTATTTTGTGGGTTCTGCTCAGGGCAGTTTCCAGGCATTTCGCTTTACCAATTACATCTGGCATTTTACAGATTTCAATGTAGCTCACTCCCACATGACCATGTATGGCATCATTGCATTTATTCTCTGGGCCTGCATTTATGCAATTTTACCCAGGCTAACAGCCAAAGAACCACCTCAGATTTTGGTGGGTGCCCACTTTTGGCTGGCACTGATCGGATTGCTTGCCTATATGATCTCCCTGATGGCAGGGGGAACGCTCAAAGGATTAAGTTGGGTAGAAAACGTTCCATTTATTGAATCGATGATTATGATGAAGCAATACTGGGTATGGCGGGCTATAGGCGGAACACTTATGTTCATATCGCACCTGCTTTTTGCCTACAATTTCTACTACATGGTCAAAAAAAGAAAGGTAGCTGGCCCCCTACACATTACATCAAAAAAAAAGAATCAAGCTGAACCTAAAGCGCATGTTTAATTTTCATAAAGATCATAAAAGTTTAGTATTAGTATCTTTTCTGGGATTCCTAATACTGAGTCTGGGCGTAGCTGTCTTGCCAGCCTATCAATTGCAGGAAAACACTGCACCATTGCCCACGATGGAACCCATGACAGAAGCAGAAACCAATGGCCTTCATATTTTTATCAATGAAGGTTGTGTGGCTTGTCACACCCAACAGGTAAGAAGCATTGAGATGGACAAAAGCTGGGGTGATAGACCCTCTATTCCTTCGGATTATTACTATAGTAAACAACGAATGAGCCTGTGGCGACAATCACCATCGGTATTAGGTAGTGAAAGAACCGGCCCGGATCTTACTAACATTGGGCTTCGTCAGCCCAGTGAGGATTGGCATCTTTTGCACTTGTACAATCCACGTATTGTAGTCAAAGAGTCTATCATGCCTTCTTACCCCTGGTTGTTTGAAGAGAAAACGGAGGTAAACCAAAATGATCAGGTTTTAGCAATCCCCGAAGAATTTTCAAAAGAGGGTGTAAAAATAGTGCCTACGCAAATGGCCCTGGACTTAGTAGCTTATCTGCAATCACTGAAACAAGCTCCTTTGACGGATGAAAAGTCAGTTGGTTTCATCCCTTCTACCCGCAAAAAGCTCAAGGATGTTGAAAGTCAAAATGATGGTGAACAGGGCAGCGCATTACCTGATGGCCAGTCGCTGTATATGTCTACATGTGCAGCCTGTCATCAGGCTGAAGGCACAGGTTTACCGGGTGCTTTCCCTCCTTTGGCAGGTAGTTCGGTAGTGAATGATAAAGACCCTGAATTGTTGGTGCGTGTCATACTGCAAGGTTATGACGCACGACCTGAATACGCGCAAATGCCAGGCTTTGCCGATCAGCTTAGTGATGAAGAAATCGCTGCCATTGCTAATCATGAACGCTCAAGCTGGGGTAATGATGCACCATCTTTAACCGCCGACGATGTAAAAAAAATCCGTGAATTAGTCATGAACCAAATACCTTAAATACGATGGAAAACACTGAAAACTATTTGCCGAGTTTAATTACTTCCACACCGATGGAAGGCCGTGAGCTGGCTATCAAGCTGTCCAGAAAATCTATTGCTGCCATACAAACGGATGCGGAGCTTAGAAAAAAGCTCAGGTCAGAGTATGCTGAAGATACCTCGCAGCTTATTGCTTCTGCCCAAGTGATCGCTACTGAGTTTCAGACAATTGCGGCAGCAAACCATTATTGGAGAAAATAAAAGCAAAATCAAATGAGAAAGCTTATTTTATTTCTTTTTTTGATACTTGCACTACCTACACAAATGATACTCGCCTGTGAGGTATGCAAGCAGAATCAGCCTAAGCCTTTACAGAACATTACGCATGGCGCAGGACCGCAGAGCGATTGGGATTTTGCCATCATCATTGTAGGCATTGTCATCGTCTCGTTTACGCTTTTTTATAGTCTCAAATTTCTTATCAAACCCGGAGAAAAACACCCCGGACATATCAAAAATATTGTAGTAGATGAAAGATATTGAAACCCTGGAAGATAAGCGGGTCATTAAGATATTTCTGGATGATGAGGATGTCCCTTTTGCCGAATTCAAACCTCCGGTAAAGTTCATGCTCGATACCACTAAAATTCCAGATGGAAAGCACCGCTTGAAAATCGTTGCCAAGTCTTCCAACAATGTGGAAGGAATAAAAGTGATACCTTTTGAAGTACGTAATGGCCCGGAGATAGCGGTAGTAGGGCTGAGAGCTAATGAGGTAGTGGATGAAAAGGTTTCCATCACAGTCAATGCGTATGGCAGCGAACGCAGGGACCAGTTTGTGGTCACCGGCTCTGAAACACCCAAGGGTATCCCCGCCTGGGTATGGGCGATTGTGATCGGGTTTATTGGCTTTGCCATATTTTACTTCATCATGTACTGGACACCTGATTTTTATAAATCGTTTTTCTAATGAACACAAAAAATTCCATAGCACATCTTGAAGACATAAAACTACTGGTGGACAGTTTTTATGGTAAAGTCCGTGATGATGACCTGCTGGCACCCATCTTTAATGATCGTATGGGCAACCGATGGCCGGAACATCTGGAAAAAATGTACAAGTTTTGGCAAACAGTATTGCTGGATGAGCACACATATTATGGTAGTCCGTTTCTGCCCCATGCCCATTTAGAAGTTGACAAAACTCATTTTGAGCGTTGGCTCACTCTTTTTTATGCAACTGTGGAGGAACATTTTATGGGAGAAAAAGCAGAAGAGGCTAAGTGGCGTGCTAATAAAATGGCTGAGATGTTCCTGTATAAAATTGAGTATTACAGAGACAATCCGAAAAGGCCAATACTATGAACACTGCAATAAAATACCCGCTTGCAATTGCTTCAGTTTTTCTCTGGACAGGTTTTGTTTGTGCTATCAGCTTTATGGAAGCCTGGCTTAAGTTTAAAGCTCCCGGAGTTAGCTTGGCTATTGGTCTGGGCATCGGTCGCCTGGTGTTTAATGTATTGAACAAGGTAGAATGGGTACTTGCCTTTGCAATAATTATCAACTTGTTATCATTAGGCGGTACACTCCAGGCGAGCTTTATATTTTTATTCATTCCGCTCATTTTATTGTCATTACAAACTTTTTGGCTGCTGCCTGCCCTTGATATCAGGGCTGAGATGCACATCCAAGCGCTGCCAGTATTACCTTCAAACCTCCATATTTACTATATCATGGCTGAGGGGTTGAAAGTGCTTAGCCTACTCATTTTTAGTATCCAGCTTTTTAAGTTTCAACAGCCATGAATACAAACAATAAGTCCGAATTTAAGGCTATACAGTCCGGCAATTCACTTAAAGTAATACATATCAGTGGAAAGGCCGGTATGGAAATGCCTCTGCACCATGCCACCAAAGAAGTGGTAGTCATAGTAGAAGAAGGTATAGGAATACTAACGTTTGAAGGAAAAAAACATCAACTTCAAAAAGGTGATCATTTTATTATCCCCGCACAGATAAACCATAGTCTGGTACTGAAAACTGACTTTAAAGCTACTGGCGTCATGTTGCTGGACTCAACAATTGAATTTGAATAATAAACAAAAAGACCATGAAAAATACAGCAAAGCAAATCATCGGTAAAATGGTAGCTGAGGACTACCGTACGGCCGCTGTCTTTCAAGAATATGACATTGATTTTTGTTGCCAGGGCAACCTTACCATTGAGGAAGCTTGTCAGACAAAGTCTATTGAGATTGATAAAGTGTTGACAGATTTAGCAGCTATACAGGAACAGGAAGATGATACTACTCCTGAATACCAATTCTGGCCGTTGGATCAATTGGCTGATCACATACAAAGTGAACATCATAAGTACACAGAGCAGGCAATAGAACAAATTAAGCCCTTGCTTGATAAGATTTGTAATGTTCATGGAGGACATCATCCTGAGCTGTATGAGGTACAAAAGGAGTTTATGAAAAGTGCCGGTGAGTTGACTACACACATGAAAAAGGAAGAATTTATTCTTTTCCCTTATATCAAAAAACTGGTGACTCAGGGCCAGGTCAGTAGTCCATTGTTCAAAACAGTACAAAATCCCATATCCATGATGATGGAAGAACATAATACGGAAGGTGAGCGCTTTCGTAAGATCAGTTCACTGACAGGCAAGTATAGGCCTCCTGCTGACGCCTGTAATACTTACATATTAACTTATGCACTATTAAAAAAACTTGAAGAGGATTTGCATCTGCACATTCATTTGGAAAATAATATCCTATTTCCCAGATCTCTTGCATTGGAGAAAAAGCTAAGCCATAAAAAACATTAATTTGAAAACCATGAAAAACAAAATTAGACCTAAAGAGCTTGAGTGGACCACTGGTAAAGTAAAAGGGTTTTATGGAAAAGAATTTATCACGCAGGAAAAAGGAAGTGTTAAACTGGTCAGGATTGACCCTGTAGCCACTTATCCAGAGCATCTTCATCCTGACAAAACAGAATATGCTTATATCATTGAAGGAAACCCGATAATTGTAATAGATAAGCAGCACTACATGAGCGAACCCAGAGATTTTTTCATTTTTCCTGTTAACACCAAACACACTATCATCAATAATACGAGTGATGAATGTTTGCTATTAATTGGAGCTATTGAAAATTAACTCCTTATGGATACAATCAATAGTAAATTAAAAATTAAGAGGATATATGTAGTGTATTCTGAACACGACAGTTATAGAATTCTTATTGACCGTATTGACTGAGAGGAGTAAAAAAGAAGAAGCTATGCTTGATGAATGGGACAAAGAGATAACTCCTTCATCTCAGTTGAGAAAGTGGTTTGAACATCAAGCTGAAAAATTTGATGAGTTTACAACTAATTACAAAGAAGAGCTATCAGATAAAAAAAGAGCTTTTGCATTAAAAATTAGATGTTGCAGAAAAACAAAATGTGTCTGAGGACATAGTCAACAAAATGCTGAGGGGGAGTGCGGAATACCTCCGTGGCTGTTGCACAATTACTTTTCCCTTTTAGGTAAATGATTTTTATCTTCATTTATGGTAGGAAAAAAGACATTTGAGAGCAAAAC harbors:
- a CDS encoding cbb3-type cytochrome c oxidase subunit II, with protein sequence MFNFHKDHKSLVLVSFLGFLILSLGVAVLPAYQLQENTAPLPTMEPMTEAETNGLHIFINEGCVACHTQQVRSIEMDKSWGDRPSIPSDYYYSKQRMSLWRQSPSVLGSERTGPDLTNIGLRQPSEDWHLLHLYNPRIVVKESIMPSYPWLFEEKTEVNQNDQVLAIPEEFSKEGVKIVPTQMALDLVAYLQSLKQAPLTDEKSVGFIPSTRKKLKDVESQNDGEQGSALPDGQSLYMSTCAACHQAEGTGLPGAFPPLAGSSVVNDKDPELLVRVILQGYDARPEYAQMPGFADQLSDEEIAAIANHERSSWGNDAPSLTADDVKKIRELVMNQIP
- a CDS encoding group III truncated hemoglobin: MNTKNSIAHLEDIKLLVDSFYGKVRDDDLLAPIFNDRMGNRWPEHLEKMYKFWQTVLLDEHTYYGSPFLPHAHLEVDKTHFERWLTLFYATVEEHFMGEKAEEAKWRANKMAEMFLYKIEYYRDNPKRPIL
- a CDS encoding cytochrome C gives rise to the protein MKDIETLEDKRVIKIFLDDEDVPFAEFKPPVKFMLDTTKIPDGKHRLKIVAKSSNNVEGIKVIPFEVRNGPEIAVVGLRANEVVDEKVSITVNAYGSERRDQFVVTGSETPKGIPAWVWAIVIGFIGFAIFYFIMYWTPDFYKSFF
- a CDS encoding cupin domain-containing protein → MKNKIRPKELEWTTGKVKGFYGKEFITQEKGSVKLVRIDPVATYPEHLHPDKTEYAYIIEGNPIIVIDKQHYMSEPRDFFIFPVNTKHTIINNTSDECLLLIGAIEN
- a CDS encoding cbb3-type cytochrome c oxidase subunit I, whose product is MVYLITFFFPLLSLTSLLAQANTIDTENWLTSPGVIGTLVLIVIVVVVGILILMARLNSFISRQKDKHHQAERWQLNEQLANLHQEEIDTILEKRKRALKYQLKGNELGSNHKISDDKGLIHKVTHKPENPIADEKKRAAEAIETPGQLKRLIIFYLGTAVFWLVFGTLIGQYLGMKFVWPELDSASWLSFGRLRPVHTNTVFWGWTSLTMFGLGYFVISRTSNTKIYNYNWGWLALILINLTVIIGNICLMAGINNGGGEYREYVWPVMSLFALGIIINFWNFYRTVANRKISEIYISNWYILGAIVWTIVLVIIGYMPNFQNGLGETVIQGYYMHQGVGMWFMTFTLGLIYYYLPSALNKPIYSYSLGVLAFWTQMLFYTMIGTHHFVFSPLPWWLQTVAIVFSAGMFIPVIAGTTNFLMTMKGSWNHISKSYVLPFFLIGVIFYFVGSAQGSFQAFRFTNYIWHFTDFNVAHSHMTMYGIIAFILWACIYAILPRLTAKEPPQILVGAHFWLALIGLLAYMISLMAGGTLKGLSWVENVPFIESMIMMKQYWVWRAIGGTLMFISHLLFAYNFYYMVKKRKVAGPLHITSKKKNQAEPKAHV
- a CDS encoding hexameric tyrosine-coordinated heme protein; translated protein: MENTENYLPSLITSTPMEGRELAIKLSRKSIAAIQTDAELRKKLRSEYAEDTSQLIASAQVIATEFQTIAAANHYWRK
- a CDS encoding RrF2 family transcriptional regulator; translated protein: MFSKACEYGIRATIYVAVQSLEDKRTSLKGIANEIGSPVAFTAKILQQLVRNKIMSSVMGPAGGFQIEKKKIDQITLSQIVDAIDGDSIYRGCGLGLKECNTAQPCPVHDKFARIRDELKYMLNNTTLFELASGLETGLTFLKR
- a CDS encoding DUF488 domain-containing protein; translated protein: MTERSKKEEAMLDEWDKEITPSSQLRKWFEHQAEKFDEFTTNYKEELSDKKRAFALKIRCCRKTKCV
- the ric gene encoding iron-sulfur cluster repair di-iron protein, which gives rise to MKNTAKQIIGKMVAEDYRTAAVFQEYDIDFCCQGNLTIEEACQTKSIEIDKVLTDLAAIQEQEDDTTPEYQFWPLDQLADHIQSEHHKYTEQAIEQIKPLLDKICNVHGGHHPELYEVQKEFMKSAGELTTHMKKEEFILFPYIKKLVTQGQVSSPLFKTVQNPISMMMEEHNTEGERFRKISSLTGKYRPPADACNTYILTYALLKKLEEDLHLHIHLENNILFPRSLALEKKLSHKKH
- a CDS encoding cupin domain-containing protein codes for the protein MNTNNKSEFKAIQSGNSLKVIHISGKAGMEMPLHHATKEVVVIVEEGIGILTFEGKKHQLQKGDHFIIPAQINHSLVLKTDFKATGVMLLDSTIEFE